GATCGCGCGCGTCGGAATTTCCGGCACGGCGCGCGAGCGTCCGCGGCTGGCGGGGATCAGACGTTCCGGGAAAGGGTCGGCGGCGCGCGCTGGCCCGGCGCGAAGGTGGCGCTGCGGACGGAGGCGGGTACCTCGCGGGCTGCGGCGGCCAGCACCGCGCCCTGCGGCAGGGGCAGCCGCGCGGACGGAAGGATGGCATCGCCGGCCGGCTTGCCGCCGACATGCGGCTGGCGGTCGCCGGCGGCGAAGCGGATCTCGCCCTGCGGCGCTTCCGACGCCAGCGCCGGCTGCTGCAGGTCTCCCGACGACAGGACAGGGTGTCCGAGGTCGAAACCGGACCGCGCGACGCGGCCGGCATCCGAGACGTGCGACAGCACCGTCAGGACCACCAGGAGCCCGACCAGCCAGCGTGCCGTGAAACGGTTGAGGATGTTCAACGAAGCCTCTCGACGGCTCAGGCCGCCACGATCTTCAATACCAGTCCCGCGGCGCGGACGCCAGACCGTCGGGCATGACCGTCAGCGCATGCGCGCGGCGGCGCCGTGGCGCAGCGAGATCGCCTTGTGCAGATGCACCATCATGGCGGCCGCGAACAGCGGCGTCAGAAGGTTGACCAGCGGGATCGCCAGGAAACCGGCGATCACGAGGCCGGCGAGGAACACGGTGCCGGCATGCCGCCGCCGCAGGGCCTTGGCCTCCGCCTCGTCGCGGAAGCGCATGGCGGCGAACTCGAAGAACTCGCGGCCGAGCAGGTAGCCGTTGACGACGAAGAAGGCGACGAGGTTGACGCCGGGGACCAGCAGCAGCAGCAGCGCGACGAGATTGCCGAGGATGACGATGGCGAAGAACTTAAGCGACAGCCACAGCGCCTGCACCGGCGGCATGGCGCGGCCGGGCGGATCGGCAGGATAGTCGCTCTTCTCGACCAGTTCGGCGACGTCGTCGAGGAACAGGCCGGCGATCAGCGCCGAAACCGGCGCGACGAGCAGCGCCAGCCCCAGTGCCAGCGCCAGGCCGGCGACGATGGCGGCGATCAGCCCGAGCCACCCGGCCCAGTCGGGCATCGCGGGCACGAAGCCTTCCAGCACCGGCAGGGCGAGCCAGGCGAAGCCCTGCGTCAGGGCGAACCACAGCGCCACCAGCGCGAGCAGCGTCAGCCCCAGCGTCTTGAAGAAGACGGTTCGGAAGGCGGGGGAGAGGAGCTGGCCGGCGGCGCGGCCGGCGGCGTCGAGGATCATCGCTGGGTCTTTCCTTGTCGGCGCGCAGATAGGCACGGCCGCGCGGCGAAACAAGCGTGCCGCCGCCGCCGCGCCGCCGCACCGGCCAGCCCGACCGTGCCGCGCGCCGCGCCGTTGCAAAGTCGGGCGGATCGGCTAAACCGGTCGCACCGCCCGCTCGCAACAAAGGCTCTCCTCCCCGTGCCAACCGATCCGACCTACGATGTCCTGTGCATCGGCAACGCCATCGTCGACATCATCGCGCGCTGCGACGAGGCCTTCCTCGTCGACAACGGCATCATCAAGGGTGCGATGAACCTGATCGACGCCGAGCGCGCGGAACTCCTCTATGCCCGCATGGGGCCGGCCGTGGAGGCGTCCGGCGGCAGCGCCGGCAACACCGCGGCGGGCGTCGCGAGCTTCGGCGGCCGCGCCGCCTATTTCGGCAAGGTCTCGAACGACCCGCTCGGCGGCCTCTTCGCCCACGACATCCGCGCTCAAGGGGTGGCCTTCGACACGCAGCCGCTGACGGGCTTTCCGCCCACCGCCCGCTCGATGATCTTCGTCACGCCCGACGGCGAGCGCTCCATGAACACCTATCTCGGCGCGTGCGTGGAACTGGGGCCGGACGACGTCGAGGAAGAAAAGGCGCAGGGCGCCAAGGTCACCTATTTCGAGGGCTATCTCTGGGACCCGCCGCTGGCCAAGCAGGCGATCCGCCGTACGGCCGCACTGGCGCACGCCGCCGGGCGCGAGGTGTCGATGACGCTCTCCGACCCCTTCTGCGTCGACCGCTACCGCGACGAATTCCTCGACCTGATGCGCTCGGGCACGGTCGACATCGTCTTCGCCAACGAGAGCGAGATGAAGTCGCTCTACCAGACCTCGTCCTTCGAGGCCGGCCTCGAGGCGATCCGCAAGGACTGCCGGCTCGCCGCCATCACCCGCTCCGAGCGCGGCTCGGTGATCGTGCGCGGGCACGAGACGGTGCAGGTCGACGCCATCGAGATCGCCGAGCTCGTCGACACCACCGGCGCCGGCGACCTCTACGCCGCCGGCTTCCTCCACGGCTACACCACCGGCCGCTCGCTCGCCGACTGCGGCAAGCTCGGCTCGCTGGCGGCCGGCATCGTCATCCAGCAGGTGGGGCCGCGGCCGATGCGGAGTTTGCGCGAGGCGGCGGAGCAGGTGGGGTTGGGGTGAGGGGGCGCCGCTTTCAGTGCCGCGTACCCCACCTTCATCGCGGGCTGATCTGCGGACGACGTCTCAGTACCATTCCGGAGGCCGCTTCTCCTGCCTGCGGCCTACCATCCCATCGTCCCCGGCCCGCCCTTGAACGGGCCGACGACCCGGCTGGTGATCCATCCGCCGTAGAAGCGGCCGGGCTGGGGCGTCACGGTTTCGCCGTCCACCGTGCACCGGTCGAAGGGCCCGGCATAGAAGGCGACGTGGTCGCGCAGGAGCGCGAAGGCCGGCGTCGGGTTGGGGTAGCTCCAGCCGACCCGGGGCAGCACGGTGTCTCCCACTAGGACGTCCCAGTAGACGGCAGTGCCTTTCCATTCGCAGAGCGAGGTTCCCGCCGCCCTGCGCAGCACGCCCGGCGCGATGTCGGCCGGCGGGATGTACCAGGATGGCGGGTGGCTGGTCTCGAGCGTCCGCACGGCCGACCGGGTCTCGGCGATCCGTCGCCCGCCATGTTCGATGACGATGTGGCAGGGGCTCGGCTCGGCGATGGCCGGGCGCGGATAGGACCACACGCTTTCCTGGCCGGGCCCGACCGGATCGCCGCGGCGCATCATGCCGGCGCCGACCGGCGGGCGAGGCGCTGCAGCCGCGGCCGGACGCGCAGGAAGGCCACGTAGCAGCGCTCCAGCACGGCCAGCACGAGCGGGATGCGGGCCAGCACGCCGAGGGGGCGCAGAAGCGGGATTGCCCGCCACATGGCTGCGAAGGCGCCGGCGCCCGACACGAGCACGCCGTTCTCCCGGGCGTGAAACCGGGCGAGCAGTTCGGCGCGGTCGATGGGGCAGTCCGCGACGCTGGATGCCGCGACGTCGATGAAGTCGATGGCGCCGCGGCGGTCGAGGCGCTTCATCAGCATGATCTCGCGCGTGCAGAGCGGGCAGGAACCGTCGAACCAGATGGTGAGCGTGGCCATGACCCGGGATATGGGGCACGCCTCGCCAACGTCACGGCCTCAAGATGTCGCACGGTGCGGAGCGTGCCGGCGGTCGCCTTCTGGCTGGTGAGGTCGGGCGTCGGAAACGTCCAGCCGAAACCGCGCGTGCTCCGAGGACGACGGTGAAACGCGTTCTGGAGCGAAGAAGCGCGGCGGCCTCATGCGCGGCGATGCGCGGACGAGGCCGCCGATGGTCGATGTCATGGCGCCCGTCACGCCGGCGTCGCGCCGCCGCCATCCCCGGGCCCGACGGACAGGGCAACGGCGCCGCGAGCGCTTGGCGGTCGCGGCTCCGGGGGCTTGCTCAGCGGATGGGGGCGAGCAGTTCGGAGGTCGTGACCAGCTGCCGCACGCCGTGGGCGTGCTCTTCCTTGAAGACGTTGCCCTTTGCCGCCCAGGCATGCAGCGAGCCGATGTCGAGGCGGGCGCAGTCGGGGCGGACGCTCCAGGTCACCTGGAGCGGCGAGCAGGCGCTCTCGGTGTATTTCGGGCCGGTCGTGGAGCCGGCGAAGACGACCGGCGTGCCGGTGCCGCGCGGCAGCGCCTTCGGCTGATGGTGGCCGTCGCCCTGGCGCACGGTTTCGGCGAAATCGGCGAAGTCGAGCGCACGCGCGTCGTTCACCAGCAGGAACACCTGCGATTCCACCCGCAGCTGCGGGTTGGTGCAGGTCTCGCTCATGCAGGCGCCGAGGCCCTCGCCGGGCGCGACGTCGCAGGAGCTGTAGACCCAGTGGACCTCGATCGTGTCGCCGGGCTCCACGCCGTGGAAGCCGTGCTCGACATGTTCGGGCTTCTCGCGTTCGGCGGGCGTCAGGCTGTCCGCATCGTTGCAGCGGAAGCCGCCATGCTCGCCGGCACCGGCGCTGATCGAGAAGCCCGGCCCCTTGTGCTCGGCATTGGCATGGGTGTGGATGTTGCAGAGGTTCATCGCCTCCGGCGCCGGTGCGGCGGCGAAGACGCGAGAATTGGTCCCGGCAAGGCTTGAAATGTCGCGTGGGGCCTGCGGGCCGTAACCGGCACAGACTTCGCCCGCTGTGGCGGTCGAGATCAGGGCGAGCGAGGTGGCGAGCGCGGCCGCAGCGCGCACCGTGGCAGTGTTGAACATTCGGGTACCCCCTTGAACAATCTTGTCCCGAAACATTCTTTGCCCGAGGCAAATTAAGACAAGAATGATGAGGGTTGCGACATTTGACGCGAATTTGTGCGAAGTCGCGGGGCGGGACGGTCTTCCACTTGCATCGCTGCGGAAGACGAAGGACGGCATCCCGCCGCAGCCTTTCAGACGATGTCCTCCGGCCGCCGCCCCGGCCGGCTCCGGTAGGGCGGGAAGGTCCAGCCGAACCACAATGCGCCGCCGCGCACCGCGAAGGCGGCCAGCGCCCCGAGGACCGCGGCGAGCGGCATGGTCAGGCCGAGGATGGCGAGCAGCGTGAAGGTGGCGGCGCCGGAGAGCGCGGCGGTGACGTAGATTTCGGGGCGCAGCAGCACCGAGGGTTCCTGTGCGGCGATGTCGCGGACGATGCCGCCGAAGGTCGCGGTCATCACGCCCATGACGATGGCGATGGTGGCCGAGCCGGTGACGATCAGGCCCTTGTAGGCGCCGAAGACGCAGTAGGCGGCGAGCCCGACGGCGTCGAGCCAGAGCAGCAGCTTGTAGCGCGACTCCAGCAGATGGGCGGTGAAGTAGACGATGACGGCGACCGCCGCGCAGACCAGGATGTAGTCCTGGTTGACGGTCCAGAACACCGGCACGCCGAGGATCAGGTCGCGCAGCGTGCCGCCGCCGGTGCCCGTCACGCAGGCCATGAAGACGAAGCCGATGATGTCGAGCTCCTTGCGCGAGGCCGCCAGCGCGCCGGTCGCGGCGAACACGGCCACGCCGGCATAGTCGAATGCGAGGATCGGGATCATGGCGGGCCTCCTGCGACAGGCTTAGCGCGGATGGAGGCGGCTGCGCCAGACGGGGGATCGGAGAGGGGATCGGATCGTCTGCAGCGTCGATCCCGCCGCCCGTCTGAAGGTCGCGCTCTGCGGCACCCCCCTCTGCCTGCCGGCATCTCCCCCTCACGGGGGGAGATCGGCAGCGTCGGCGGCGCCGCTCTCCCTGCCACGTCGAAGACTTGCGGAGCACACGCTCCGCGGGCTTCGCGCGCACATTGCCTGCGTTGCAGGACGAAACCGCCGATCTCCCCCCTTGAGGGGGAGATGCCGGCAGGCAGAGGGGGGTGTCGTGGAGCGCGAGCTTGCAAGGCACCGGCGGCCGAGCAGGCCGCCGAGGGGCAAAGCGCCGGGATGCCTCCCGCTCAGCCCTTCGCGTCTTCCGCCGGAGCAGCTTCGGCGGCCGGTGCGCCCTTGGGGCCACCCTTCGACACGCCGACCATGGCGGGGCGCAGCATGCGTTCGCCGATGACGTAGCCGGTCTGCACGACCTGGACCACGGTGTTGGCCGGCAGATCCGGGTTCGGCACCTCGAACATCGCCTGGTGGAAGTTCGGGTCGAAGCGCTCGCCCTCGGGTTCGATCTTCTTCACGCCGTGGCGTTCCAGCGTCGACAGCATGCCGCGTTCGGTCATCTCGACGCCTTCGAGCAGCGCCGCGAATCCGGCTTCGCCCTTCTCCTTCGCCTCGGCGGGCACGGCGGCCAGCGCGCGCTGGAGGTTGTCGGAGACGGTCAGCATGTCGCGGGCGAAGTTGGCGATCGCGTAGGCGCGGGCGTCGTGAACGTCGCGGGCGGTGCGGCGGCGCAGGTTCTCCATCTCGGCGGCAAGCCTGAGCGCCTTGTCCTTCAGCTCCTCGTTTTCCTTCGCCAGCCGCATGAAGGCTTCGAAATCGGCTGCCTGGGCGGCTTCGCCGGCTTGCGCATCGGCCGGCTGGCCGTCGGTGGCCGGGCTGCCGGCCTCGGGCTTCGCCGCATCCATGTCGGGGGCGCGTTCCTGGTTCGGATGGTCGCTCATCGCTTGATCCCGTATGCTCGAATTCCGGTCGGTGGGTTGCGCCCGATATCGAGGCTCGGGGGGCAAAAATCAAGGGGCCGGCAACTCACCCAAGCATCCGCGAGATCATCTGGGCGGTGTAGTCGACCATCGGCACGATGCGGGCATAGTTGAGCCGCGTCGGGCCGATGACGCCGAGCGCGCCGATGACGCGTGCGTCCTTGTCGCGGTAGGGGGCGACGACCAGAGAGGAGCCCGACAGGGAAAAGAGCTTGTTCTCGGAGCCGATGAAGATGCGCACGCCCGGCCCCTGCTCGGCGAGTTCGAGCAGCTGGATCAGGCCCTCCTTGGTCTCGAGATCCTCGAAAAGGTGCTTGAGCATCTCGATGTCGGCCTGCGCGGTGACGTTCTCGAGCAGGTTGGCGCGGCCGCGCACGATGAGGCGCGACGGCGTCCCGGTCTCGGTGCCGCCCCAGACGGCGAGGCCCTTCTCGACGAGGTCCTGCGACAGGCTGTCGAGTGCCTGGCGGGTCTCCTCGCGCAGCCGGGCGATCTCGGCACGCGCCTCGGCCAGCGTCCGGCCGCGGATATGGGCGTTCAGGTAGTTGGAGGCCTCGTGCAGCTGCGAGAGCGTGACGCCGGCCGGCAGGTCGATGACGCGGTTCTCGACATCGCCCGAATGCGACACCAGAACCGCCAGCGCCTTGTCCGGCTCGAGCTGGATGAACTCGATGTGCTTCAGCGCCGTCTCCGTCTTGCCGGCGAGCACGACGCCCGCGCCGCGCGACATGCCCGACAGCATGGTGCTCGCCTCGGTCAGCATGTGCTCCAGCGAGGCGCCGCGGCCCGAGGCCCTGACCTGCGCGTCGATGCTGCGGCGCTCCTCTTCCGACAGGTCGCCGATCTCCATGAAGGCGTCCACGAAGAAGCGCAGCCCCTTCTGCGTCGGCAGCCGGCCGGCCGACACGTGCGGCGAATAGATCAGGCCGAGATGCTCGAGGTCGCTCATCACGTTGCGCACCGTGGCCGGCGACAGCGACGAGGGTAGCAGGCGGGCGAGGTTGCGCGAGCCCACCGGCTCGCCGTCGCGCATGTAGGAATCGGCGATGAGCCTGAAGATCTCGCGGGAACGGACGTCGAGGGACTGAAGGGTCGGGTCGGTGATCGGCTTCGTCATGGGGGCGGAACTCCGGAAAGAACCATATAATCCGGAGCGGCACGAACACAACGCCGATCACGGCTCCTTTCCCTTTGCGTCGCTGCCCGGCAGGGGCTAAAAGCCGCCCTTTACAGAGACCGAGGAACCCCGATGCGTCCTTCCAAGCGCCAGCCAGACGAGATGCGCGCCGTCAGCTTCGAACGCGGCGTCTCCAAGCATGCCGAGGGCTCCTGCCTCGTCAAGTTCGGCGACACGCACGTGCTCTGCACGGCAAGCCTCGAGGAGCGCGTGCCGCCATGGCTGCGCAACAGCGGCAAGGGCTGGGTGACGGCCGAATACGGCATGCTGCCGCGCGCCACCGGCGACCGGATGCGCCGCGAAGCCTCCGCCGGCAAGCAGGGCGGCCGCACCCTGGAGATCCAGCGGCTGATCGGCCGCTCGCTGCGCGCGGTCGTCGATCTGGAAGCGCTGGGCGAGGTGCAGATCACGGTCGACTGCGACGTGATCCAGGCCGACGGCGGCACGCGCACGGCCTCCATCACAGGCGGCTTCGTCGCGCTCTACGACTGCCTGGCCTGGATGGAAGCGCGCAAGATGCTGACGGTGAGCAAGGTGCTCAAGGACCACGTCGCGGCGATCTCCTGCGGCATCCATGGCGGCACCTGCGTTATCGACCTCGACTATGTCGAAGATTCGTCCGCCGGCGCCGACGCCAACTTCGTCATGACCGGCAAGGGCGGCATCGTCGAGATCCAGGGCACGGCCGAGGGCGACGCCTTCTCGGAGGCGCAGTTCGCCGAGCTGATGGCACTGGCCAGGAAAGGCATCGCGCGCCTCGTCGACCTGCAGAAGATGGCGGTCGCCTGAGGCCGGCCGCGGCCGCGAACAGTCGGGAAACCGGACATGACGCCAGCGTCGATCCTCGAATCCGCGCTCTACGTGGCCGATCTCGACGCGGCCGAGGCCTTCTACGCCGAGGTCCTGGGACTGGAGCGGATCGCGAAGGTGGACGGGCGTCATGTCTTCTTTCGTTGCGGCCCGGGCGTCCTGCTGCTCTTCCAGCCGGAGGCGACGGTCATTCCGCCGGCGCCGGATGCCAGGCTGCCGGTGCCGCCGCATGGCGCACGCGGCCGGGGCCACCTCTGCTTCTCTGCCTCGGCGGGCGAGATCGACGGCTGGAAGGCGCATCTCCTGGCCCGCGGCATAGCCGTCGAGGCCGATTTCGAATGGCCGCAGGGCGGCCGGTCCATCTATTTCCGCGATCCGTCCGGCAATTCGCTGGAATTCGCCGAACCGCGCATCTGGGGCATCGCATGAATTCTCTCGCAGGGCGGAAGATCGTCGTCGCCAGCCACAATGCCGGCAAGCTGCGCGAATTCGCGGATCTGATGGCGCCCTTCGGCATCGAGGCGAAATCGGCAAAGGACTACGGCCTGCCCGAGCCGGAGGAGACTGGCACGACGTTCGAGGAAAACGCCTACCTCAAGGCCTTCGCTGCGGCGAAGGCGACCGGCCTGCCGGCGATGTCGGACGATTCCGGGCTCTGCGTCGACGCGCTGGACGGCGCGCCGGGGGTCTACACCGCCGACTGGGCGACCCGCCCCGACGGTACGCGCGACTTCATGATGGCGATGGAGAAGACGCAGTCGCTGCTGGCCGCGAAGGGCGCCATGGAGCCCGCGCAGCGGACCGGCCGCTTCGTGGCGGTGCTGTGCCTGTGCGAGCCCGACGGAACGGCCGAATATTTCCGCGGCGAGGCGGAAGGGACGCTGGTCTGGCCGCCGCGCGGCAGCGACGGCTTCGGTTATGATCCCGTTTTCCAGCCGCACGGCTTCGAGATCACCTTCGGCGAGATGACGGCCGAAGAGAAGCATGGCTGGAAACCCGGGCAGGAGACGGCGCTCTCGCACCGCGCCCGCGCCTTCCAGAAGTTCGCCCGGGCGAAGCTGGGGTCGGCATGACGGTGCTGGGCTTTCGTGCCACGCCGGACGGCGGAACGTTGCTCGCGGACGACCGGTCGCCCGGCTTCGGCATCTACGTGCACTGGCCCTTCTGCGCGGCCAAGTGCCCCTATTGCGACTTCAACTCGCATGTCCGCCACCAGCCGCCGGACCAGGTGCGCTTCGCCCGCGCCTTCGAGACCGAACTCGCCTCGATGCGCGCGCAGTCCGGGCCGCGCACGGTCACCAGCGTCTTCCTCGGCGGCGGCACGCCGTCGCTGATGGAGCCCGGAACGGTCGGCACCATCCTCGACGCGATCGCAGCGAACTGGACGGTGCCGGCCGGCATCGAGGTGACGCTGGAGGCCAATCCGTCGTCGGTCGAGGCGGAGCGCTTTCGCGGCTATCGCGCGGCCGGCGTCAACCGCGTCTCGCTCGGCGTCCAGGCGCTGAACGATCGTGACCTCAAGTTCCTCGGTCGGCTGCACAATGTCGAGGAAGCGCTGAAGGCGATCGAGCTTGCCCGCGCGACCTTCCCGCGCCTCTCCTTCGACCTGATCTACGCCCGTCCCGGCCAGACTCCGGAGGGCTGGGAGGCCGAACTGCGCCAGGCGATCGGCCATGCCGCCGACCATCTGTCGCTCTACCAGCTGACCATCGAGGAGGGCACGCCCTTCTTCGCGCTGCATGCCGCCAAAAAGTTCGCCATCCCGGATGCCGATCTCGCGGCCGACCTCTACCAGCTGACGCAGGAGGTGACGGCGGCGCACGGGCTGCCGGCCTACGAGATTTCCAACCACGCCCGGCCGGGAGCGGAGAGCCGCCACAACCTGACCTACTGGCGCTACGGCGAATACGTCGGCGTCGGTCCCGGCGCGCATGGCCGCTTCATCACCGAGGGCACGCGCACCGTCACGATGGCCGAGCGCCATCCCGAGCGCTGGCTGGCGCTGGTCGAGCAGCAGGGACACGGCGTGGCCGACGGCGAGGAACTGACGCGCGACCAGGAGGCCGACGAGTTCCTGCTGATGGGTCTCCGGCTCGTCGAAGGCCTCGACCTCGTGCGCTACGCCGAACTCGCCGGCCGCCCGCTGCCGCAGGACCGCATCGCGATCCTGCAGCAGGAGGGCCTCGTCGCCCCGATCGGCAATTCCCGCCTGCGCGCGACGCCCGCCGGCATGATCGTGCTCGACGCGGTGGTGGCGGACCTGGCGCGGTGAGGGGGAGCGTTGCGGCCACCCGGAATGGTCACTATAGTCAGTATGGTCATGCCGGCGTACCGGCGGTGCGGGAGCCGTGGGCGATCGAGTGAGCAAGTCTGCGAACAAGGATCTGGACGTCTGGACGCTGGCCAATGCCAAGGCCCGCCTGTCGGAAGTCGTGGATCGCGCGCAGGACGTTCCACAGATGGTCACCCGGAACGGCAGACCCGCGGTGGTGATCGTCTCGGCCGAAGAATGGAAGCGGAAGACGGACCGGAAGGGCAACCTGGCCGAGTTCCTTCTTGCCTCGCCGCTCCGGGGGCTCGATCTCGACGTCGAGCGCGTGGACGAACCGCCTCGCGAACTCGACCTTTGAACTATCTGCTGGACACCAACGTCCTGTCGGAATCATCTCGGCCGCAGCCGTCGCCCGACGTCATGCGATGGCTTGCCGAGCTGGACGAGGACCGCGGCTTCGTAAGCGTCATCACGGTCGCCGAACTGCGTCGCGGAGCGTTGATTCTCGCGCCGGGACGTCGCCGCGACTCGCTCATGTCCTGGATCGACGGGGAACTGCGGGACCGGTTCGCGGGCCGGATCATTCCCGTCGACGCCGAGGTGGCCGATCGCTGGTCCGATATCATGGTTGCCCGCCGTTCCGAAGGCCGTGGGCTCGGCGTCATGGACGGGTTCCTGGCAGCGACGGCGCTCGTTCGCGGTTTGACGGTCGTGACGAGAAACATCCGTGATTTCGCCTTTCTGGGGGACCGTGTCGTCAACCCGTGGGGAACCCCGTGACAGAGCCGCGCCATCCCACCTTCCTCGTCCACCAGACCGCCATCCCCGCCCGTCCGCTGGAGCCGGCGCTCTATCTCGTGGCGACGCCGATCGGCAATCTGGGCGACGTCACGCTTCGGGCGCTGGAGACGCTGGCGGCCGTCGACGTCGTCGCCTGCGAGGACACCCGCGTCAGCCGCGTGCTGCTGGATCGCTACGGCATCCGCCAGAAGCTGACCGCCTATCACGAGCACAATGCGCAGGCGGCGGGGCCGCGGCTGCTGGCCGATCTCGCCGATGGAAAGGCGGTGGCGCTGATCTCCGACGCCGGCACGCCGCTGGTCTCCGATCCCGGCTACCGGCTGGTCGGCGAGGCGATCGCCGCAGGCCACCGCGTCGTGCCGATCCCCGGCGCCTCGGCGGTGCTCGCGGCGCTGACGGCGAGCGGCCTGCCGTCCGACGCCTTCTTCTTCGCGGGCTTCCTGCCGGTGAAGGACGGGCAGCGGCGCACGCGGCTCGAGGCGGTGAAGGCGGTGCCGGGCACGCTGATCTTCTACGAATCGCCGAACCGGGTGGCCGACAGCCTCGCCGCCATGCGCGACGTGCTGGGCGGCGAGCGCGAGGCCGCCGTCGGCCGCGAACTGACCAAGACCTTCGAGGAGATGCGGCGCGGCAGCCTCGTCGCGCTGGCAGACCATTACGAGGCGGCGCCGACGCCGAAGGGCGAGATCGTCGTCTGCGTCGCGCCGCCCGGCGAAGCGGGGGAGGACTCGCCGGAGGACGTCGACCGGCTGCTCCTGTCGCTCGCCGCCGAGATGCCGACGTCGAAGGCCGCGGGCGAAGCCGCCCGCATGACTGGCCAGCCCAAGCAGGCGCTCTACCGGCGGCTTCTGGAGCTGAAGGAGGAGGGCGGTGCCGGCTGAAGCGCGCGACCGGCGCTTCCGCGCCTATCGCAAGGGCCACCGCGGCGAGTGGCTGGCCGCGCTCGCCCTGATGCTCAAGGGCTACCGCATCGTCGCCCGGCGCCATCGCACGAAGCTCGGCGAGATCGATCTGATCGCCCGGCGCGGCGATCTTGTCGCCATCGTCGAGGTGAAGGCACGGCCGACGCTCGTCCAGGCCATGGATGCCGTCGGCCACGAGGCGCAGCGCCGCATCGAAGGCGCGGCCGACCTCTGGCTTTCGAAGCAGCGCGACCACGCCCGCCTGTCTCTGCGCTTCGACATCGTCGCGGTGCTGCCGCGGCGCTGGCCGGTGCATGTCGAGAACGCCTTCCAGGGACGAAGCTGAGCCTTGCGCACAGTTTCGCACAGGCTCATGCTGCTCCTGATGCGGCTAATCAATAACCTGCGGAGTATTCGAGATGTGCCATCATTGCGTGATCGACGGCGTGAAGAAGAGCATGCTGTCGCGGCGTGACCTGTTCCGGGGTGCGGCGGTCGCCGCCGGCGCTGCGGCGATCGGTGCCGCGGCTGCGCCGCAGCCGCTGTTCGCCCAGGCGGCGAAGCCGACCCGGGCCGAGGACCTCACCCACGAACTCTACGACATGTTCCCGACCTTCTTCGGCGAGCAGCAGCTCTTCTACGACCAGAAGTTCAACTATGCGCAGCACAAGTTCAATCTTTTCGAACTGCGCGTGAACGAGCACACCGGCACCCACATCGACGCGCCGCTGCATTTCTCGGCGGACGGCAAGTCGGTGGCCGAGATCCCGGTGGTCGATCTGGTCTGCCCGCTCGTCGTCATCGACATCCGGGAAAAGGCGGCGGCCGACGCTGACGCGCAGGTGACGCCGGACGACATCAAGGCCTGGACGGCGGCGAACGGCGACCTGCCGGCCGGTGCCTGCGTGGCCATGCTGTCGGGCTGGGGCCAGCATGTCGCGACGGAGAAGTTCCGCAACGTCGGCGCCGACGGCAAGACCATGCATTTCCCCGGCTTCCACATCGAGGCCGCGCAGATGCTGATGGAGTCCGCCTCCGGGGTGAAGGGCATCGCCGTCGACACGCTCTCGCTGGACTTCGGCATGTCGCCCGACTTCGCGGTGCACTACGCTTGGCTGCCGTCCGGACGCTGGGGCCTGGAGTGCATCGCCAACCTCGAATCCATGCCGGCTTCTGGCGGAACGATCGTCGTCGGCGCGCCCAAGGTGCGTGGCGGTACGGGCGGGCCGTCGCGCGTCTTCGGCATGGCCTGACGCCGACGATCCCTCTGGACAAGCGCCTCGCGGGGCGCTTGTCTTTCCCTGCCGCAGGGAGGCCGCGGCGGGGGGAACGAGGATGACGTTCGACTATGTGATCGCCGGCGGCGGATCGGCCGGTTCGACGCTCGCCGCGCGCCTGTCCGAAGACCCGTCCGTCAGCGTCTGCCTGATCGAGGCCGGGGGCGAGGGGCGCGACCTCCTGGTGCGCGTGCCCGTCGGCGTG
The nucleotide sequence above comes from Aquibium microcysteis. Encoded proteins:
- a CDS encoding sulfate transporter family protein, whose protein sequence is MILDAAGRAAGQLLSPAFRTVFFKTLGLTLLALVALWFALTQGFAWLALPVLEGFVPAMPDWAGWLGLIAAIVAGLALALGLALLVAPVSALIAGLFLDDVAELVEKSDYPADPPGRAMPPVQALWLSLKFFAIVILGNLVALLLLLVPGVNLVAFFVVNGYLLGREFFEFAAMRFRDEAEAKALRRRHAGTVFLAGLVIAGFLAIPLVNLLTPLFAAAMMVHLHKAISLRHGAAARMR
- a CDS encoding adenosine kinase; the encoded protein is MPTDPTYDVLCIGNAIVDIIARCDEAFLVDNGIIKGAMNLIDAERAELLYARMGPAVEASGGSAGNTAAGVASFGGRAAYFGKVSNDPLGGLFAHDIRAQGVAFDTQPLTGFPPTARSMIFVTPDGERSMNTYLGACVELGPDDVEEEKAQGAKVTYFEGYLWDPPLAKQAIRRTAALAHAAGREVSMTLSDPFCVDRYRDEFLDLMRSGTVDIVFANESEMKSLYQTSSFEAGLEAIRKDCRLAAITRSERGSVIVRGHETVQVDAIEIAELVDTTGAGDLYAAGFLHGYTTGRSLADCGKLGSLAAGIVIQQVGPRPMRSLREAAEQVGLG
- a CDS encoding DUF427 domain-containing protein — translated: MMRRGDPVGPGQESVWSYPRPAIAEPSPCHIVIEHGGRRIAETRSAVRTLETSHPPSWYIPPADIAPGVLRRAAGTSLCEWKGTAVYWDVLVGDTVLPRVGWSYPNPTPAFALLRDHVAFYAGPFDRCTVDGETVTPQPGRFYGGWITSRVVGPFKGGPGTMGW
- a CDS encoding thiol-disulfide oxidoreductase DCC family protein, producing MATLTIWFDGSCPLCTREIMLMKRLDRRGAIDFIDVAASSVADCPIDRAELLARFHARENGVLVSGAGAFAAMWRAIPLLRPLGVLARIPLVLAVLERCYVAFLRVRPRLQRLARRSAPA
- a CDS encoding delta-class carbonic anhydrase; this encodes MFNTATVRAAAALATSLALISTATAGEVCAGYGPQAPRDISSLAGTNSRVFAAAPAPEAMNLCNIHTHANAEHKGPGFSISAGAGEHGGFRCNDADSLTPAEREKPEHVEHGFHGVEPGDTIEVHWVYSSCDVAPGEGLGACMSETCTNPQLRVESQVFLLVNDARALDFADFAETVRQGDGHHQPKALPRGTGTPVVFAGSTTGPKYTESACSPLQVTWSVRPDCARLDIGSLHAWAAKGNVFKEEHAHGVRQLVTTSELLAPIR
- a CDS encoding trimeric intracellular cation channel family protein encodes the protein MIPILAFDYAGVAVFAATGALAASRKELDIIGFVFMACVTGTGGGTLRDLILGVPVFWTVNQDYILVCAAVAVIVYFTAHLLESRYKLLLWLDAVGLAAYCVFGAYKGLIVTGSATIAIVMGVMTATFGGIVRDIAAQEPSVLLRPEIYVTAALSGAATFTLLAILGLTMPLAAVLGALAAFAVRGGALWFGWTFPPYRSRPGRRPEDIV
- the grpE gene encoding nucleotide exchange factor GrpE; the protein is MSDHPNQERAPDMDAAKPEAGSPATDGQPADAQAGEAAQAADFEAFMRLAKENEELKDKALRLAAEMENLRRRTARDVHDARAYAIANFARDMLTVSDNLQRALAAVPAEAKEKGEAGFAALLEGVEMTERGMLSTLERHGVKKIEPEGERFDPNFHQAMFEVPNPDLPANTVVQVVQTGYVIGERMLRPAMVGVSKGGPKGAPAAEAAPAEDAKG